From a region of the Microbacterium sp. nov. GSS16 genome:
- a CDS encoding transglutaminase domain-containing protein: MSGKDAAARAHRRPLRSRALTLWSLGYLLIGVALTAAAAWPVYETPRAIIVAAVGGLTGIALGALVRARRLGAVLGTVAAFAAYLVLAVPLAVPSGLASASAFTAALRDAVLGVVVGWKQILTLAPPLGEYQAVLVPLLIVSLFGAFLATLFALHPGRGAAAAVVVVAAMCVFGVAFGLSAPSRTLTLGPVSIAAPRELAIGVALFMASLAWLIGRTRLQRAAALRAVAAHGIARRGTPVWAAVRRRLLAGSLVVAALVAGALVAPAAAGWSDRSVLRDAVEPMVVVREQPSPLASYRSWFAQDRLDETVLSIDGDTGAIDRIRLVTLDRYDGQDFHVSPDTRFSRLPRTSAAGSERAELEITIGDGYRGIWMPVPGALVAAPQFAGERADALADGFHVDDAGDTAITIAEAPGGGRGLVAGDRYAVVAAPSADGRDDLSATEGGQSLLDAEAHPELVDWAQLQGQSRTGAGYLQLVDRLRSRGYLSHALLDDAAASGWISALESEGYSFAASYAGHSSARVEEVFASLRRQEVKVGSDAPPEMLVSAVGDDEQFAAAAALLARYWGFESRVVIGARLAAAEDVPGVAACTDVCTGGSMSAWVEVRAPDAEWVAVDVTPQFAMLPSTITEGEQLPEHPTIPEQPRSEALDPPQAQNDSQADAAPLDESEQPLLAEFLPVIRTVAISLLVALLLILPLLTLLIAKMLRRRRRASGDAELRLVGAWEELVDLYLDHGVTMPGDGTRVQRAEAATRLAAGQLARLVDTAVFSPQPPADADAAVAWEIVDRERSELDRGSRRWRRLRSRLRMRSFLERIRSPRKPALSARKPVLDTLTVAGARRQEEDA; the protein is encoded by the coding sequence ATGAGCGGGAAGGATGCCGCCGCACGAGCTCATCGCCGCCCGCTGCGTTCACGGGCCCTGACGCTGTGGAGTCTCGGCTATCTGCTCATCGGCGTGGCTCTGACGGCCGCGGCCGCGTGGCCGGTGTACGAGACTCCGCGGGCGATCATCGTAGCCGCGGTGGGCGGGCTCACCGGCATCGCGCTGGGAGCGCTCGTGCGTGCGCGTCGCCTGGGTGCGGTGCTCGGCACCGTGGCGGCGTTCGCCGCGTACCTCGTGCTCGCCGTGCCCCTCGCGGTGCCGTCCGGCCTGGCCTCCGCCTCGGCGTTCACCGCGGCGCTGCGCGACGCGGTGCTGGGCGTCGTCGTCGGCTGGAAGCAGATCCTCACGCTCGCCCCACCGCTCGGCGAGTACCAGGCCGTGCTCGTTCCCCTGTTGATCGTCAGTCTGTTCGGCGCATTCCTCGCCACTCTCTTCGCGCTGCACCCCGGGCGCGGCGCTGCAGCCGCGGTCGTCGTGGTCGCGGCGATGTGCGTCTTCGGCGTCGCCTTCGGCCTCTCGGCACCGAGCCGCACCCTGACCCTGGGCCCCGTGTCGATCGCGGCACCCCGTGAGCTGGCCATCGGGGTGGCGCTCTTCATGGCATCCCTCGCCTGGCTGATCGGACGAACCAGGCTGCAGCGGGCGGCCGCTCTGCGCGCGGTGGCCGCTCACGGCATCGCCCGTCGCGGCACTCCGGTCTGGGCCGCCGTGCGCCGTCGTCTGCTCGCCGGCTCTCTCGTGGTCGCCGCGCTCGTCGCCGGCGCACTCGTGGCACCTGCGGCGGCGGGCTGGTCGGACCGCTCGGTGCTGCGCGATGCGGTGGAGCCGATGGTCGTGGTGCGTGAGCAGCCGAGTCCGCTCGCGTCGTACCGGTCGTGGTTCGCGCAGGATCGTCTCGACGAGACCGTGCTGAGCATCGACGGCGACACGGGCGCGATCGACCGCATCCGGCTGGTCACGCTCGACCGGTACGACGGTCAGGACTTCCACGTCTCGCCCGACACCCGCTTCAGCCGCCTGCCGCGCACGAGCGCGGCGGGGTCGGAACGCGCCGAGCTGGAGATCACGATCGGCGACGGCTATCGCGGCATCTGGATGCCGGTGCCCGGCGCCCTCGTCGCCGCGCCGCAGTTCGCGGGGGAGCGAGCCGACGCGCTGGCCGACGGATTCCACGTCGACGACGCAGGAGACACGGCGATCACGATCGCGGAGGCGCCCGGCGGCGGCAGGGGCCTGGTGGCCGGTGATCGCTATGCGGTGGTCGCTGCGCCCTCCGCGGATGGCCGGGACGACCTCTCGGCGACAGAGGGCGGGCAGTCGCTGCTGGATGCCGAGGCACACCCCGAGCTCGTCGACTGGGCGCAGCTGCAAGGGCAGTCACGCACCGGAGCGGGATATCTCCAGCTGGTCGACCGGCTGCGCTCGAGAGGCTACCTGAGCCACGCGCTGCTCGACGACGCGGCCGCGTCCGGATGGATCTCGGCGCTGGAGTCGGAGGGGTACTCCTTCGCCGCGAGCTACGCGGGGCACTCCTCGGCTCGAGTCGAGGAGGTGTTCGCCTCACTGCGCCGGCAGGAGGTGAAGGTCGGATCCGATGCGCCCCCCGAGATGCTCGTCTCGGCGGTCGGCGACGACGAGCAGTTCGCTGCGGCGGCGGCTCTGCTGGCCAGGTACTGGGGCTTCGAATCACGGGTCGTCATCGGCGCGCGCCTCGCCGCCGCGGAGGATGTTCCCGGCGTCGCCGCGTGCACCGACGTCTGCACCGGCGGAAGCATGAGCGCCTGGGTCGAGGTGCGCGCTCCTGACGCCGAGTGGGTCGCCGTCGACGTGACGCCGCAGTTCGCTATGCTGCCCAGCACGATCACCGAGGGCGAGCAGCTTCCCGAGCATCCGACGATCCCCGAGCAGCCGCGCAGCGAGGCGCTCGATCCGCCCCAGGCGCAGAACGACTCGCAGGCCGACGCTGCACCGCTCGATGAGAGCGAGCAGCCCCTGCTCGCGGAGTTCCTGCCCGTGATCCGCACGGTCGCGATCAGCCTGCTCGTCGCGCTGCTGCTGATCCTGCCCCTGCTGACGCTGCTCATCGCCAAGATGCTCCGTCGGCGTCGCCGCGCGTCCGGCGACGCCGAACTCCGTCTCGTCGGCGCCTGGGAGGAACTGGTCGACCTCTACCTCGACCACGGTGTGACGATGCCCGGCGACGGCACGCGCGTTCAGCGGGCCGAGGCGGCGACCCGTCTGGCGGCCGGACAGCTGGCCCGACTCGTCGACACGGCAGTCTTCTCCCCGCAACCCCCGGCCGATGCCGATGCCGCGGTGGCGTGGGAGATCGTCGATCGCGAGCGGTCGGAGCTCGACCGCGGCAGCCGACGGTGGCGACGGCTGCGCAGCCGGCTGCGGATGCGATCGTTCCTCGAACGGATCCGCTCGCCTCGAAAGCCTGCGCTTTCCGCGCGCAAGCCGGTGCTCGATACGCTCACAGTGGCCGGCGCGCGCCGGCAGGAGGAGGACGCATGA
- a CDS encoding Ig-like domain-containing protein, with protein MRALSWVRSRPKTAASIAGVAIGAVALTTMAVAYDGLPTTKVDLNDAGVWLTKSSSFLVGHFNHESTVLDGGMRAASEDYDILQDGATVLVDDSGAGTLTAVDPARMALTDSASVPGSAKVALGAKTVAILDQKSGDLWVTAAKALAGFDIKASDPTAELGKGADVTVGRDGTVFALSGERGEIVEVPVDPDGLPQEPKSESVGEIDISETPSITAVGSTPVVLDAAAGVLTTPGGFRTEIDQAADAVLQRASEQSDAVALATPTALVRVPLDGGEPVQTQADGTGNPAVPVQLRGCTYGAWAVSATFIRDCSGDSLDVKETIPGAEDAASLTFRVNRDVIVLNDIVGGAAWLANKSLQRVDDWSVLVPPEGDSEDDENTTQETVETSLPDRKEENTPPTAEDDPDLGVRPGGTTLLPVLDNDNDPDGDVLVASLVGKQPSVGEVRPILNGAALQISVPEDATGSASFEYQIDDGRGGKDTAIVTLSVHDEKTNGAPQPKRASKLAVEAGGTVSYNVLPDWSDPDGDDLYLSGVVAAEGDEVEFTTDGKITYRAVASLQGRKEITVLVSDAMGKGTEGKILLDVKPEGSTNPVTNADHVVTRVGESVTVSPLANDTSAGREQLRLARVEDTPGAEIDRDYANRKFSFKAQAAGTYYVQYLATAGPKPAKGIVRVDVLDKQQSELPPVAVRDVAMLPSGSEALVGVLGNDSDPAGGVLVVQSVTVPPSSGLNVSVLNHETLRISDQGGLEEPVRITYRISNGTASAEADVVVIPIPAPTKLLAPVAKDDEAVVRAGDVVTIPVLDNDVHPSGDKLHVAPDLVEPLIDPEDGEAFVSQDAVRFRASEKPGTVYLTYEAVDSRGQKAGAHIAVQVLPVDEDGTNAAPRPRDLTARTLAGSKINIPVPLDGLDTDGDSVELIGVDSAPAKGRIVEQGANYLTYEAYDDAKGVDTLSYRVRDRLGAEGRATIRVGIAPPEATNQAPYAVNDSVVVRPGRSVAVPVLANDSDPEGDQIGLVKSGLTLPPDVEGMSAKISGDRVIISVPDRALETSLQYTISDAKGARATAAIFVKVDEDVPLMNPIARDDRVQVEDVEEDLTVDLDILRNDEDPDGTIEGVDVTLEDGARMLGDGKVRVTVGEQRQLIRYVITDQDELSASAFIFVPALSELRPRLKSTKPLEVKSGETKEIPLDKYVVVAGGGDVRLTEASKVSASFTNGDSLIKDTTTLVYTSKDRFFGEDALTFEVTDGEGPDDPNGRKSTLTIPITVLPPDNQPPTMNSAEMQIAPGEEATALDLAGLATDPDPKDAGKLRFSVTSKPGKGIDARIDGTTLYAETGSDTPKGTTATIGISVTDGTTEPVQGTVQVAVTASTRSLAVASPDSVDEADQGETITVPALANDINPFQAEGKALKILSATVESGEGQAKVAGEGVEVTSSKSFVGVMVVRYRVQDATKDPDREVDGRITVTVQGIPDAPGRPTVTTVEDRTVVLNWSAPSNNGAEISGYTVKSVSGNPYTKTCTSTTCTLDGLTNNVEYTFAVTATNRVGDGPASPASEVARPDTRPDTPLPPKLKFGDRALDVTWTTPTSSGSPVESYTLEISPTPPSGMGQKTGVTGNSLRWEGLENGTSYSVRIQAHNRAPDPSGWSIYSAAEIPAGPPAAVAAPRVSSAPSVGSEAQMTVSWDQPDTNGAPIEQYELVTYRGGAEVSRTSTGTATSQTVRVPTSTADYTYAVRAKNKAPQWGQLGPRSAPQRAFGQPGAPSSVTATPKDRAIAVSFTMTDAARNGASPGEMRYQYQLNSQAWQAWDGSSNIPASNGTPYTVRVRAYSVVGGQQSNTGPSTASNSVTPFGAPFAPTGNATPSGDRSVQVTWNAKGSYNGRPITTYISVDGGGWEKVGESGSRIVGDTYSTKHTIRVRATASEGGSAESGTYGATSGPKPDTTPKAWLSAGSVVPGCSAVGGGSCHYYKVTTNQYFKAGSYNIECRVGGKMLGNNAGFPLDIPSGGSKQLQCYSGYSNDKQLVIKGGDPGNAYGTFY; from the coding sequence ATGAGGGCACTGTCGTGGGTGCGGTCTCGACCGAAGACCGCAGCATCGATCGCCGGTGTGGCGATCGGTGCGGTGGCACTGACGACCATGGCGGTGGCGTATGACGGCCTGCCCACGACGAAGGTCGACCTCAACGATGCCGGCGTCTGGCTGACGAAGTCGTCGAGCTTCCTCGTGGGGCATTTCAACCACGAGTCCACCGTGCTCGACGGCGGCATGCGCGCGGCAAGCGAGGACTACGACATCCTGCAGGACGGCGCCACCGTGCTGGTCGACGACAGCGGAGCGGGCACCCTCACGGCGGTCGATCCGGCGCGGATGGCATTGACCGACAGCGCGTCGGTGCCCGGGAGCGCCAAGGTGGCGCTCGGAGCGAAGACGGTGGCGATCCTCGACCAGAAGTCGGGAGATCTGTGGGTGACCGCGGCGAAGGCGCTGGCGGGCTTCGACATCAAGGCGTCCGATCCGACCGCCGAGCTCGGCAAGGGCGCCGACGTGACGGTCGGTCGCGACGGCACGGTGTTCGCCCTCTCGGGTGAGCGCGGCGAGATCGTCGAGGTCCCGGTCGACCCGGACGGGCTTCCCCAGGAGCCGAAGTCCGAATCGGTCGGCGAGATCGACATCAGCGAGACGCCGAGCATCACCGCTGTCGGCTCGACGCCTGTCGTGCTCGACGCCGCGGCGGGTGTCCTGACGACACCGGGCGGATTCCGCACCGAGATCGATCAGGCCGCTGACGCCGTGCTGCAGCGGGCGTCGGAGCAGTCCGACGCGGTCGCTCTCGCCACGCCCACCGCGCTCGTGCGCGTGCCGCTCGACGGCGGCGAACCGGTCCAGACCCAGGCCGACGGCACGGGCAACCCCGCCGTCCCCGTGCAGCTGCGCGGCTGCACCTACGGCGCATGGGCCGTCTCGGCGACCTTCATCCGGGACTGCTCCGGCGACTCCCTCGACGTGAAGGAGACCATTCCGGGTGCAGAGGATGCCGCGTCGCTCACCTTCCGCGTGAACCGCGACGTGATCGTGCTCAACGACATCGTCGGCGGCGCCGCGTGGCTGGCGAACAAGAGCCTGCAGCGCGTCGACGACTGGAGCGTGCTGGTTCCGCCGGAGGGCGACAGCGAAGACGACGAGAACACCACCCAGGAGACGGTCGAGACCTCTCTGCCCGACCGCAAGGAGGAGAACACCCCTCCGACGGCTGAGGACGACCCCGATCTCGGCGTGCGTCCCGGCGGCACGACTCTGCTGCCCGTGCTCGACAACGACAACGACCCCGACGGCGACGTGCTCGTCGCATCGCTGGTGGGCAAGCAGCCGTCGGTGGGCGAGGTGCGTCCGATCCTCAACGGAGCGGCCCTGCAGATCTCCGTCCCCGAGGATGCGACGGGATCGGCGTCGTTCGAGTACCAGATCGACGATGGTCGCGGCGGCAAGGACACCGCGATCGTCACGCTCTCCGTGCACGACGAGAAGACCAACGGCGCGCCTCAGCCGAAGCGGGCCAGCAAGCTCGCCGTCGAAGCCGGCGGCACCGTCTCGTACAACGTGCTGCCCGACTGGAGCGATCCCGACGGCGACGACCTCTACCTGAGCGGCGTCGTCGCGGCCGAGGGCGACGAGGTCGAGTTCACCACCGACGGCAAGATCACCTACCGCGCCGTGGCCAGCCTGCAGGGGCGCAAGGAGATCACCGTTCTGGTGTCGGATGCCATGGGCAAGGGCACCGAGGGCAAGATCCTGCTCGACGTCAAGCCCGAGGGCTCGACGAACCCGGTCACCAACGCCGATCACGTGGTCACCCGCGTGGGCGAGTCGGTGACCGTGTCGCCCCTGGCGAACGACACGAGCGCGGGCCGGGAGCAGCTGCGTCTGGCCCGCGTCGAAGACACCCCGGGGGCCGAGATCGATCGCGACTACGCCAACCGCAAGTTCTCGTTCAAGGCGCAGGCCGCCGGCACCTATTACGTGCAGTATCTGGCGACGGCGGGCCCGAAGCCGGCGAAGGGGATCGTGCGCGTCGACGTGCTCGACAAGCAGCAGAGCGAGCTGCCGCCCGTGGCGGTGCGCGACGTCGCCATGCTGCCCAGCGGCAGCGAGGCGCTGGTCGGCGTGCTGGGCAACGACAGCGATCCGGCCGGCGGCGTGCTGGTCGTGCAGTCCGTCACCGTCCCGCCCAGCAGCGGCCTCAACGTCTCCGTCCTGAACCACGAGACCTTGCGCATCAGTGATCAGGGCGGGCTCGAAGAGCCGGTGCGCATCACCTACCGGATCTCGAACGGCACCGCCTCGGCGGAGGCCGATGTGGTCGTCATCCCGATTCCCGCGCCGACCAAGCTGCTCGCCCCGGTCGCCAAAGACGACGAGGCCGTGGTGCGTGCCGGCGACGTCGTGACGATCCCCGTTCTCGACAACGACGTGCATCCGAGCGGCGACAAGCTGCACGTCGCTCCCGACCTGGTCGAGCCGCTGATCGACCCGGAAGACGGTGAGGCCTTCGTCTCGCAGGATGCTGTGCGCTTCCGCGCGAGCGAGAAGCCGGGCACCGTGTACCTCACCTACGAGGCCGTGGACTCCCGGGGCCAGAAGGCCGGAGCGCACATCGCCGTGCAGGTGCTGCCGGTCGACGAGGACGGCACCAACGCCGCGCCGCGGCCGCGCGATCTGACGGCCCGCACCCTCGCCGGCTCGAAGATCAACATCCCCGTGCCGCTCGACGGTCTCGACACCGACGGCGACTCGGTCGAGCTGATCGGCGTCGACAGCGCGCCCGCCAAGGGTCGCATCGTCGAGCAGGGCGCGAACTATCTGACCTATGAGGCGTACGACGACGCCAAGGGCGTCGACACCCTCAGCTACCGGGTGCGCGATCGCCTCGGGGCGGAGGGACGTGCGACCATCCGCGTGGGCATCGCACCGCCCGAGGCGACGAACCAGGCGCCGTACGCGGTGAACGACTCGGTCGTGGTGCGACCCGGTCGTTCGGTCGCCGTGCCCGTGCTCGCGAACGACTCCGACCCCGAGGGCGATCAGATCGGTCTGGTCAAGTCGGGTTTGACGCTGCCGCCTGACGTCGAGGGGATGTCGGCCAAGATCTCGGGCGACAGGGTCATCATCTCGGTGCCGGACAGGGCTCTGGAGACGTCGCTGCAGTACACGATCAGCGACGCGAAGGGTGCGCGGGCGACCGCTGCGATCTTCGTGAAGGTCGACGAGGACGTCCCGCTGATGAACCCGATCGCACGCGACGACCGCGTGCAGGTCGAGGACGTCGAGGAGGACCTCACGGTCGACCTCGACATCCTCCGCAACGACGAGGACCCGGACGGCACGATCGAGGGCGTCGACGTGACGCTCGAGGACGGCGCGCGGATGCTCGGCGACGGCAAGGTCCGGGTGACCGTGGGGGAGCAGCGGCAGCTGATCCGCTACGTGATCACCGACCAGGACGAGCTCAGCGCGTCGGCATTCATCTTCGTTCCCGCGCTGAGCGAGCTGCGCCCGCGGCTGAAGTCGACGAAGCCGCTCGAGGTGAAGAGCGGCGAGACGAAGGAGATCCCGCTCGACAAGTACGTCGTCGTCGCGGGCGGTGGCGATGTGCGTCTGACGGAGGCATCGAAGGTGAGCGCCTCGTTCACGAACGGCGACTCTCTCATCAAGGACACCACGACCCTGGTGTACACATCGAAGGACCGCTTCTTCGGTGAGGACGCGCTGACGTTCGAGGTGACCGACGGAGAGGGGCCGGACGATCCGAACGGGCGCAAGTCGACCCTGACCATCCCCATCACCGTGCTGCCGCCCGACAATCAGCCGCCGACCATGAACAGCGCCGAGATGCAGATCGCGCCTGGCGAGGAGGCGACGGCGCTCGACCTGGCCGGCCTGGCGACCGATCCTGATCCGAAGGATGCGGGCAAGCTGCGCTTCTCGGTGACGTCGAAGCCGGGCAAGGGAATCGATGCGCGCATCGACGGCACCACGCTGTACGCAGAGACCGGCTCCGACACGCCCAAGGGCACGACGGCCACGATCGGCATCAGCGTGACCGACGGCACCACCGAGCCGGTGCAGGGCACCGTGCAGGTGGCCGTGACCGCGTCAACGCGCTCGCTCGCCGTGGCGAGCCCCGACTCGGTCGACGAGGCCGACCAGGGCGAGACGATCACCGTTCCTGCGCTGGCCAATGACATCAACCCGTTCCAGGCTGAGGGCAAGGCGCTGAAGATCCTCTCGGCGACCGTCGAGAGCGGCGAGGGCCAGGCCAAGGTCGCCGGGGAGGGGGTCGAGGTCACGTCGAGCAAGTCGTTCGTCGGCGTGATGGTGGTGCGCTACCGCGTGCAGGACGCCACGAAAGACCCCGACCGCGAGGTCGACGGCCGCATCACGGTGACCGTGCAGGGCATTCCGGATGCCCCGGGTCGGCCCACTGTGACGACCGTGGAAGACCGCACGGTGGTGCTCAACTGGTCGGCGCCGTCGAACAACGGCGCCGAGATCAGCGGCTACACCGTGAAGTCGGTCTCGGGCAATCCGTACACGAAGACCTGCACGTCGACGACGTGCACCCTCGACGGACTCACCAACAACGTCGAGTACACCTTCGCGGTGACGGCGACGAACCGCGTCGGTGACGGACCGGCATCGCCGGCATCCGAAGTCGCCCGACCTGACACCCGACCCGACACTCCGCTGCCGCCGAAGCTGAAGTTCGGCGACCGGGCGCTCGACGTGACCTGGACGACCCCGACGTCGAGCGGCTCGCCGGTGGAGTCGTACACGCTCGAGATCTCGCCCACTCCGCCGTCGGGGATGGGGCAGAAGACCGGCGTGACCGGCAACTCGCTGCGCTGGGAGGGGCTCGAGAACGGCACGAGCTACAGCGTGCGCATCCAGGCGCACAACCGTGCTCCGGACCCCTCGGGGTGGAGCATCTACTCGGCAGCCGAGATCCCCGCCGGCCCGCCGGCCGCCGTCGCGGCGCCCAGGGTCAGCAGCGCTCCCTCGGTCGGCAGCGAGGCGCAGATGACAGTCAGCTGGGATCAGCCCGACACGAACGGCGCGCCCATCGAGCAGTACGAGCTCGTGACGTATCGCGGCGGCGCCGAGGTGTCTCGCACGTCGACCGGCACGGCGACCTCGCAGACGGTGCGGGTGCCCACGAGCACCGCCGACTACACCTACGCCGTGCGCGCGAAGAACAAGGCCCCGCAGTGGGGTCAGCTGGGGCCGCGCTCGGCTCCCCAGCGCGCGTTCGGCCAGCCTGGCGCACCCTCGAGCGTCACGGCGACCCCCAAGGATCGTGCGATCGCCGTCAGCTTCACGATGACGGACGCCGCCCGCAACGGCGCCTCCCCCGGCGAGATGCGCTACCAGTACCAGCTGAACTCGCAGGCGTGGCAGGCGTGGGACGGGAGCTCCAACATCCCGGCGAGCAACGGCACACCCTACACGGTGCGCGTGCGCGCGTACTCCGTGGTCGGCGGGCAGCAGTCCAACACCGGCCCGTCGACCGCGTCGAACTCCGTGACCCCGTTCGGTGCGCCGTTCGCGCCGACCGGGAACGCAACCCCGTCGGGCGACAGGTCGGTCCAGGTCACCTGGAATGCCAAGGGGTCGTACAACGGCCGTCCCATCACCACGTACATCAGCGTGGACGGCGGCGGCTGGGAGAAGGTCGGCGAGAGCGGCAGCAGGATCGTCGGCGACACGTACAGCACGAAGCACACCATCAGAGTGCGCGCGACCGCCTCGGAGGGCGGCTCCGCGGAGTCCGGCACCTACGGCGCGACCTCGGGCCCGAAGCCGGACACCACGCCGAAGGCGTGGCTCTCGGCCGGTTCCGTCGTGCCGGGATGCAGCGCCGTCGGCGGTGGGTCGTGCCACTACTACAAGGTGACGACCAACCAGTACTTCAAGGCCGGCAGCTACAACATCGAGTGCCGGGTGGGCGGCAAGATGCTCGGCAACAACGCCGGATTCCCCCTCGACATCCCTTCTGGCGGCAGCAAGCAGCTGCAGTGCTACTCGGGATACTCGAACGACAAGCAGCTCGTGATCAAGGGCGGCGACCCGGGTAACGCCTACGGCACGTTCTACTGA
- a CDS encoding DUF5684 domain-containing protein has product MNALADPRPFETAAGGGMPSAMLVAIAAYLIVGLGLYIWYAIALSKLFTRLGEEGWKGWIPVLNEATILTLGGMPAWNAVLLFIPVVQLYGLYVKIVAVHRIDQRFNRGAGMTVLAVLLPPVWATVLVVGPPPYPEGDRLAGIRPGPLRKPADAPATDAHGYLAPPILPPGSVAPSAPTSAAGSGTATRTADAHPASVVPPLAPPLETAAPAAPAHAPQRGDSAPLIEAVPWTSGQATASAPPPPPPAPAPPAAPAPADAPQTRASARLLHQPPVPSTQPEVTPEAPPAAAPATPPAAAPAIPPIVPPAAAPAIPPIVPPAAAPATPPASSPAAPPAAPLTRPAPATPADPATDHSPSSDFATADTVDAPPAALRASGAGSPFAPPSDAPAAPPVTRADLVAQVRPVPSLNTPASTVPSGAVAGPATGTQDEDEEFDATVVVSRRRGARRVLVLDDGRRFALSATSIVIGRNPEGQPGEQRLPIPDRTRTLSKTHARLVVQGDEWRLTDLRSTNGVVVVADDGAETLLDPGESVIGAGRFILGEVGMHVAVESGS; this is encoded by the coding sequence ATGAATGCGCTCGCAGATCCGCGCCCGTTCGAGACGGCGGCCGGGGGCGGGATGCCGTCGGCGATGCTCGTCGCGATAGCGGCGTATCTCATCGTGGGTCTGGGCTTGTACATCTGGTACGCCATCGCCCTGTCGAAGCTGTTCACGCGCCTGGGCGAGGAGGGCTGGAAGGGCTGGATTCCCGTCCTCAACGAGGCGACGATCCTCACCCTCGGCGGCATGCCCGCATGGAACGCCGTCCTGCTGTTCATCCCCGTCGTGCAGCTGTACGGACTGTACGTGAAGATCGTCGCGGTGCACCGCATCGATCAGCGGTTCAACCGGGGAGCCGGCATGACCGTGCTGGCCGTGCTGCTCCCGCCCGTCTGGGCGACGGTGCTGGTCGTCGGACCGCCGCCCTACCCCGAGGGCGATCGGCTCGCGGGCATCCGCCCCGGACCGCTTCGCAAGCCTGCGGACGCTCCGGCGACCGACGCACATGGCTACCTGGCCCCGCCGATCCTGCCCCCCGGATCGGTCGCGCCGTCGGCACCGACGTCAGCGGCGGGCAGCGGCACGGCGACTCGCACCGCCGATGCGCACCCGGCGTCGGTCGTGCCGCCGCTGGCTCCCCCGCTCGAGACCGCGGCTCCGGCCGCTCCGGCGCATGCTCCGCAGCGCGGCGACTCGGCACCGTTGATCGAGGCGGTTCCATGGACGTCGGGGCAGGCGACGGCGTCCGCGCCGCCCCCGCCCCCTCCGGCGCCCGCTCCGCCTGCCGCGCCTGCTCCTGCGGATGCGCCGCAGACTCGCGCATCGGCGCGTCTCCTGCATCAGCCTCCCGTGCCATCCACTCAACCGGAAGTGACCCCCGAGGCTCCGCCGGCTGCCGCCCCGGCGACTCCGCCGGCCGCCGCGCCGGCGATTCCGCCGATCGTCCCGCCGGCTGCCGCCCCGGCGATTCCGCCGATCGTCCCGCCGGCTGCCGCCCCGGCGACTCCGCCGGCGAGTTCACCGGCCGCTCCGCCGGCCGCGCCGCTCACGCGTCCCGCCCCCGCGACTCCGGCCGATCCGGCGACGGATCACTCGCCCTCCTCCGACTTCGCGACGGCCGACACGGTGGACGCGCCGCCGGCGGCGCTGCGCGCCAGCGGTGCCGGCTCGCCGTTCGCACCGCCCTCGGACGCTCCGGCGGCTCCCCCCGTGACCCGAGCCGACCTGGTCGCGCAGGTCCGTCCGGTGCCGTCGCTGAACACGCCCGCGTCGACCGTCCCGTCCGGAGCGGTCGCGGGCCCCGCCACCGGCACCCAGGACGAAGACGAGGAATTCGACGCGACAGTGGTCGTATCCCGCCGACGCGGGGCGCGACGCGTTCTCGTGCTCGACGACGGACGCCGCTTCGCGCTCTCGGCGACGAGCATCGTCATCGGCCGCAACCCCGAGGGACAGCCGGGCGAGCAGCGCCTGCCCATCCCCGATCGCACGCGCACGCTGTCGAAGACCCACGCCCGGCTCGTCGTCCAGGGCGACGAGTGGCGTCTCACCGATCTGCGTTCGACGAACGGCGTCGTCGTCGTGGCGGACGACGGCGCCGAGACCCTGCTCGATCCGGGCGAGAGCGTGATCGGTGCCGGACGCTTCATTCTCGGCGAGGTCGGGATGCACGTGGCCGTGGAGTCCGGTTCGTGA
- a CDS encoding PP2C family protein-serine/threonine phosphatase, whose protein sequence is MTTDVVLNVAALTDVGLRREINEDAMLAQSPVFLVADGMGGHDAGDKASAAVVEAFAPLAGHPVSMEEIGAALARANERVSAISAQHARGAGSTVAAVALVEHESAPHWLVFNVGDSRVYRHRGSSLEQLTVDHSLGQELVDAGELRPENLADFSQRNVITRAVGAADSIADSWLVPVVDGERLLICSDGLSGEISDESIRATLTMCGRPETATEALVRRAKEAGGRDNISVIVIDVVAGGAMRASDDATDNRMPSESRTDSMLESTTVPVRRRG, encoded by the coding sequence GTGACGACAGACGTCGTGCTCAACGTCGCGGCTCTCACCGACGTCGGCCTGAGACGCGAGATCAACGAAGACGCGATGCTGGCGCAGTCACCGGTGTTCCTCGTGGCCGACGGTATGGGAGGGCACGACGCCGGAGACAAGGCGAGCGCCGCCGTGGTCGAGGCGTTCGCGCCACTGGCGGGACACCCCGTCTCTATGGAGGAGATCGGCGCCGCGCTGGCGCGCGCGAATGAGAGGGTGTCGGCGATCTCGGCGCAGCACGCCCGCGGCGCGGGGAGTACGGTCGCGGCCGTCGCGCTGGTGGAGCACGAGAGCGCCCCGCACTGGCTGGTCTTCAACGTCGGCGACTCGCGCGTGTACCGGCATCGCGGCTCGAGCCTCGAGCAGCTGACCGTCGACCATTCGCTCGGACAGGAGCTGGTGGATGCCGGCGAGCTGCGCCCCGAGAATCTGGCCGACTTCTCGCAGCGCAACGTGATCACCCGAGCGGTGGGCGCCGCGGACAGCATCGCGGACAGCTGGCTTGTGCCGGTCGTCGACGGCGAGCGCCTCCTGATCTGCTCGGACGGGCTCAGTGGAGAGATCAGCGACGAGAGCATCCGTGCCACGCTGACCATGTGCGGTCGGCCGGAGACGGCGACCGAGGCCCTCGTGCGCCGTGCCAAAGAGGCGGGCGGGCGCGACAACATCTCGGTGATCGTGATCGACGTGGTCGCCGGTGGAGCGATGCGGGCTTCGGACGACGCGACCGACAATCGCATGCCCTCGGAGTCGCGAACCGACTCCATGCTCGAGAGCACCACGGTGCCTGTGCGCAGGCGAGGCTGA